A window from Halomicrobium urmianum encodes these proteins:
- a CDS encoding CheF family chemotaxis protein, with amino-acid sequence MSGDERTLVDAAGDFRYAVRDGEPVAEPRWRSCRVVVTDARLVLATDGGKQAIPHSNVVLVDDGDLPNGVDVAGATPLRVGDAVVAVDADVDDFAREYCRAALHGEVILVRHPAVVGGVVQDETGWRKARFRLDDGDVALAFSGGESTRFAVDDVGTVETGQRSVMDAVRTVLEVEHTDADDRSVETHFSGLDRHTAALEMLLDRVVEDRGGDYELSETESQVLMALYSGVSPFEMSDFVGIPVDEVEEIYRKLLEVGAVDEVRTRTEVTLNAQGRNMASEAMNEE; translated from the coding sequence ATGAGCGGCGACGAACGGACCCTGGTGGACGCCGCCGGCGACTTCCGGTACGCCGTGCGGGACGGCGAGCCCGTGGCCGAGCCGCGCTGGCGCTCCTGTCGCGTCGTGGTGACCGACGCACGTCTCGTGCTCGCCACCGACGGCGGCAAGCAGGCCATCCCGCACTCGAACGTCGTGCTCGTCGACGACGGGGACCTGCCGAACGGGGTCGACGTCGCCGGCGCGACGCCGCTGCGGGTCGGCGACGCCGTCGTCGCGGTCGACGCCGACGTCGACGACTTCGCGCGTGAGTACTGCCGCGCGGCGCTGCACGGCGAGGTCATCCTCGTCAGGCATCCGGCGGTCGTCGGCGGCGTCGTCCAGGACGAGACCGGGTGGCGCAAGGCCCGCTTCCGACTGGACGACGGCGACGTCGCGCTGGCGTTCTCCGGCGGCGAGTCGACCCGGTTCGCCGTCGACGACGTCGGGACCGTCGAGACCGGGCAGCGATCGGTGATGGACGCGGTCCGCACCGTCCTGGAGGTCGAGCACACCGACGCCGACGACCGCAGCGTCGAGACGCACTTCTCCGGGCTGGACCGCCACACCGCGGCGCTGGAGATGCTGCTGGACCGCGTCGTCGAGGACCGCGGGGGCGACTACGAGCTCTCCGAGACGGAGAGTCAGGTGTTGATGGCGCTGTACTCCGGCGTCTCCCCCTTCGAGATGTCCGACTTCGTCGGCATCCCCGTCGACGAGGTCGAGGAGATCTATCGGAAACTGCTCGAGGTCGGTGCCGTCGACGAAGTTCGCACCCGGACCGAGGTGACGCTGAACGCCCAGGGCCGGAACATGGCGAGCGAAGCGATGAACGAGGAATAG
- a CDS encoding undecaprenyl-diphosphate phosphatase: MDDAVVAVILGAIQGALEWLPVSSEGATAVAVSALSGASPAVATQFGLFLHAGTALSALAYYRESVAEVLRSAAEWRPRTAFADDTADLSFLALATLATGATGIPALIVLEEAVSGLETGTFLAVIGGLLVLTGLLQRFAAAVSLEQRATPDWVDAVLVGALQGLAVLPGVSRSGTTVSALLLRGHEGESTLRLSFLLSIPAALAANVLVVVDDGVPAIDPAPAVLALAVSAVVGYLTVDALVRLVRRVPFWAVCVGFGALGVVGGLLVV; the protein is encoded by the coding sequence ATGGACGACGCCGTCGTCGCGGTGATCCTTGGCGCGATTCAGGGGGCGCTCGAGTGGCTGCCGGTCTCCAGCGAGGGGGCCACGGCCGTGGCCGTCAGCGCGCTGTCGGGGGCCTCCCCCGCAGTGGCCACCCAGTTCGGCCTGTTCCTGCACGCCGGGACCGCCCTCTCGGCGCTGGCGTACTACCGCGAGTCCGTCGCCGAGGTGCTTCGCTCGGCCGCCGAGTGGCGCCCGCGGACGGCCTTCGCCGACGACACCGCCGACCTCTCCTTCCTCGCGCTGGCGACGCTGGCGACCGGCGCGACGGGGATCCCCGCTCTGATCGTGCTTGAGGAGGCCGTCTCCGGACTGGAGACGGGCACCTTCCTGGCCGTCATCGGCGGCCTGCTGGTCCTGACGGGCCTGCTCCAGCGGTTCGCCGCCGCCGTCTCGCTCGAACAGCGGGCCACGCCGGACTGGGTCGACGCCGTTCTCGTGGGCGCGCTCCAGGGGCTGGCCGTCCTGCCGGGCGTCTCCCGCTCGGGGACCACCGTCAGCGCGCTGCTGCTGCGCGGCCACGAGGGCGAGTCGACGCTGCGGCTCTCCTTCCTGCTGTCGATCCCCGCCGCGCTGGCCGCCAACGTCCTCGTGGTCGTCGACGACGGCGTCCCCGCCATCGACCCCGCTCCGGCCGTCCTCGCGCTGGCGGTCAGCGCCGTCGTCGGCTACCTGACCGTCGACGCGCTCGTGAGGCTGGTCCGCCGGGTCCCCTTCTGGGCGGTCTGCGTCGGCTTCGGCGCGCTGGGCGTGGTCGGCGGGCTGCTCGTCGTTTGA